In Vanessa atalanta chromosome 17, ilVanAtal1.2, whole genome shotgun sequence, one DNA window encodes the following:
- the LOC125070219 gene encoding ejaculatory bulb-specific protein 3-like yields the protein MKRFISTILVLYFVYQCDCENSTYTTMYDGVDLDEILSSDRLLAGYVNCLLDKGPCTPDGKELKRNLPDAIENDCSKCTEKQRDGADKVMHYIIDHKPEDWKKLEAKYDSEGTYKLKYMSSQQKVEPESKENKNDKGYEDDDDDDDDVLYNKGPTPRMDSNE from the exons ATGAAACGTTTCATATCAACCATATTGGTCCTTTACTTCGTTTACCAATGTGACTGTGAAAACTCCACATACACAACCATGTACGACGGTGtagatttagatgaaattttgagCAGCGATAGATTGTTAGCGGGATACGTGAACTGCCTCCTAGATAAAGGACCTTGTACTCCGGATGGGAAGGAATTAAAAA GAAACCTACCAGATGCGATTGAAAATGATTGTAGTAAATGCACCGAAAAACAGCGTGATGGTGCGGATAAGGTCATGCATTATATCATCGATCACAAGCCAGAAGATTGGAAAAAACTCGAAGCAAA atatgacTCGGAGGGCACATACAAATTGAAATACATGTCAAGTCAACAAAAGGTCGAACCTGAATCAAAGGAAAACAAAAACGATAAAGGTTACGAAGACGACGATGACGACGATGATGATGTCTTATATAACAAAGGTCCGACTCCTAGAATGGATTCTAATGAATAA